A genomic stretch from Falco cherrug isolate bFalChe1 chromosome 1, bFalChe1.pri, whole genome shotgun sequence includes:
- the LRRTM1 gene encoding leucine-rich repeat transmembrane neuronal protein 1, producing MDFLLIGLCLNWLLRKPPGLILCTLGIFSKMLPAVNSGCPQLCRCEGRLLYCESLNLTEMPRNLSGMMGLSLRYNSLSELHDGQFTGLMQLTWLYLDHNHICSVEGNAFQKLRRVKELTLSSNKITQLPNTTFRPMPNLRSVDLSYNNLQSLEPDLFHGLRKLTTLHMRSNAIKFVPVRIFQDCRSLKFLDIGYNQLKSLARNSFAGLFKLTELHLEHNDLVKVNLAHFPRLISLHSLCLRRNKVTIVVNTLDWIWQLEKMDLSGNEIEYIEPHVFESVPHLKSLQLDSNRLTYIDSRVLDSWKSLTSISLSANAWDCSRNVCALASWLSNFKGRYDSNLLCATPEYAQGEDVLDAVYAFHLCEDVADTTGVNTLSPVTNNSDQTFSYGSATATYDVQDSEGDPTTYAITVTMPGENSENAVQIHKVVTGTMALIFSFLIVVLVLYVSWKCFPASLRHLRQCFVTQRRKQKQKQTMHQMAAMSAQEYYVDYKPNHIEGALVIINEYGSCSCHQQPARECEV from the coding sequence ATGGATTTCCTTCTTATTGGTCTCTGTTTAAACTGGCTGCTGAGGAAGCCCCCGGGGTTGATATTGTGTACGCTGGGTATCTTTTCTAAAATGCTTCCAGCCGTGAATAGTGGGTGTCCACAGCTATGTCGGTGTGAGGGCAGGCTTTTGTACTGTGAATCACTGAATCTTACAGAGATGCCTCGCAACCTGTCGGGCATGATGGGCTTGTCTCTGCGGTACAACAGCCTTTCAGAGCTGCATGATGGACAGTTCACAGGGTTAATGCAGCTCACGTGGCTCTATCTGGATCACAATCACATTTGCTCAGTGGAGGGGAATGCCTTTCAAAAATTGCGGCGAGTTAAAGAGCTCACCCTGAGTTCCAACAAAATAACCCAACTGCCCAACACCACTTTCCGACCCATGCCAAACTTGCGCAGTGTGGATTTATCATACAACAACCTACAGTCTTTGGAGCCTGACCTGTTTCACGGGCTGAGAAAACTGACAACTTTGCACATGCGGTCGAACGCCATCAAGTTCGTGCCAGTGAGAATTTTTCAGGACTGTCGCAGCCTGAAGTTTCTAGACATAGGATACAATCAGTTAAAGAGCCTGGCTCGAAACTCTTTTGCAGGCTTGTTCAAACTCACTGAGCTGCACCTCGAGCACAATGACTTGGTGAAAGTGAATTTAGCCCATTTTCCCAGGCTCATCTCCCTGCACTCCCTCTGCTTGCGAAGGAATAAAGTTACCATCGTAGTAAACACTTTGGACTGGATATGGCAACTTGAAAAAATGGATCTCTCTGGCAATGAAATCGAATACATCGAACCTCACGTTTTCGAAAGTGTACCTCACCTCAAATCCCTGCAGCTGGACTCCAACCGGCTGACCTACATCGACTCCCGAGTCCTCGACTCCTGGAAGTCCCTCACTAGCATCAGCCTCTCTGCCAATGCCTGGGATTGCAGCCGTAACGTTTGCGCCCTGGCCTCCTGGCTGAGCAACTTCAAGGGTCGCTACGACAGCAACCTGCTCTGTGCCACCCCCGAGTACGCGCAGGGCGAGGATGTTCTGGATGCCGTGTACGCTTTCCACTTGTGCGAAGACGTGGCAGACACAACCGGTGTCAACACCCTCTCCCCGGTAACGAACAACAGTGACCAAACGTTCAGCTACGGCTCTGCCACCGCCACGTATGACGTGCAGGACAGCGAAGGGGACCCAACCACATATGCCATCACCGTGACCATGCCCGGCGAGAACTCGGAGAACGCCGTTCAGATACACAAGGTGGTGACGGGGACCATGGCactgattttttccttcctcattgTGGTTTTGGTCTTGTATGTCTCCTGGAAGTGCTTTCCAGCCAGCTTAAGGCATCTAAGACAGTGCTTCGTAACACAGCGcaggaagcagaagcaaaaacaGACCATGCATCAAATGGCTGCCATGTCAGCCCAGGAGTATTACGTTGATTACAAACCCAACCACATTGAGGGAGCCCTGGTGATCATTAATGAGTATGGATCTTGTTCCTGTCACCAGCAGCCAGCGAGGGAATGCGAGGTGTGA